The Deltaproteobacteria bacterium nucleotide sequence GCCGAAAGACGGCAACTCGACGCCAAACGAGACACCTACCTCAAATCCCAAGGCCTCAACGTCCTGCGTTTCCGGAACAATCAAATCCTTCAGGATCCCGAGCCTATATTGGAAGCCATCGCGCAACACCTCCTTCCCCCCTCTCCTGTTGGGAGAGGGGCCGGGGGTGAGGGTGTCGGGCGTCCTGGCGACTTGCTCACCCCCGACGAGCGCGGCCGCCTCGCCCAGAACATCCGCGGCTACGACATCTCGCCCGACATGGTGCGCCTGTCGCTGGTGAACCTGTACCTGCACGGCTTCGCCGACCCGCATATCGCGGAGTACGACACCCTCACCAGCCAGGACCGCTGGAATGAATACGCCGACGTGATCCTCGCCAATCCGCCCTTCATGTCTCCGAAAGGCGGCATCAAGCCGCACAATCGTTTTTCGGTCCAGTCCAAGCGCAGTGAAGTGCTGTTCGTGGACTACATGGCCGAGCATCTGACGACCAAAGGCCGCGCCGGCATCATCGTGCCCGAGGGCATCATCTTCCAGAGCCAGACCGCCTACACCCAACTGCGCAAGATGCTGGTCGAGGAGTATCTCGTCGCGGTCGTTTCGTTGCCGGCGGGCGTCTTCAATCCCTACTCCGGGGTGAAGACTTCCGTCCTTTTGCTGGATAAGTCTCTCGCGAAGCAGGCGCAGACGATTGCCTTCTTCAAGATCGAGAACGACGGCTTCGGCCTTGGCGCCCAGCGTCGAGAAATCGACAAGAACGAACTGCCGCAGGCCCGCGCCGAGATCGCCGAGTACCTGCGCCGCCTGCGCGGCCGCGAGTCCGTGGAGGACTTCCAGCCGACTCTTGGGTTGGTGGTGCCAAAGGAGAAGATCGCAGCGAACGGCGACTACAACCTGAGCGGGGAGCGGTATCGAGAGGGGATAGTAAGAGCTACCCGTTATCCGATCGTTCCACTGGGCGAGGTCGCTGAAGTCGTTGCCGGCCAATCGCCCCCGGGCGAATCCTACAACGATGTTGGAACCGGAACGCCCTTCTATCAAGGCAAGATCGAGTTCGGTGACATGTTCATCGGACCTCCGACTGCCTGGACGACGGAACCGCAGCGGTTCGCTGAAGCAGGCGATATTCTGATGTCAGTGCGCGCACCGGTCGGGCCGGTGAACCTTGCCAGTCAGCGAATGTGTATCGGCCGAGGCTTGGCCGCGATCCGGCCTGCAGAAGGTAGGCTCCTGGCTCCTTACGCCTTCTATTTCCTGAGAAGCCAAGAGGCGCGCATCAATGGCGACGCAGGCGCAGTCTTTGCCTCGATCAATCGAGGGGACATTGAGAAGCTTCAAATCCCCCTGCCGCCGCTGGAGGTGCAGAAAGAGATCGTGGCGGAGATCGAGGGCTACCAGAAGGTCATCGACGGCGCCCGCGCCGTCCTCGACCACTACCGCCCCCACATCCCCATCCACCCCGACTGGCCGATGGTGAGGCTGGGCGAAGTTGTCAGCTACAGCAGCGGTGGAACGCCATCAAAGGCCAACGAAGCCTATTGGATCGGAGAGATCCCGTGGGTCTCTGCCAAGGACATGAAATCCGATGTGCTGACAGGCGCTTCTACCCACG carries:
- a CDS encoding N-6 DNA methylase, with amino-acid sequence MLDTDTKRRIDTARDILVGKVPDPKSQVEQITIALIYKFMDDMDAEAEELGGKRKFFAGDYARYGWAKLMRSGLGGHETLNLYAEAIAKMPENPGIPALFRDIFKNAYLPYRDPETLRAFLKIIDEFTYDHSERLGDAFEYLLSVLGSQGDAGQFRTPRHIIDFIVAIVDPKKTETVLDPACGTAGFLISAYKFILRANTSGAAACPTPSPPTPLPGGEGSHFRGGYDFAGLKKRARELRQKQTDAETLLWGLLRDRQLGDAKFRRQHQFGDYICDFYCHEAKLVVECDGDVHQTAERRQLDAKRDTYLKSQGLNVLRFRNNQILQDPEPILEAIAQHLLPPSPVGRGAGGEGVGRPGDLLTPDERGRLAQNIRGYDISPDMVRLSLVNLYLHGFADPHIAEYDTLTSQDRWNEYADVILANPPFMSPKGGIKPHNRFSVQSKRSEVLFVDYMAEHLTTKGRAGIIVPEGIIFQSQTAYTQLRKMLVEEYLVAVVSLPAGVFNPYSGVKTSVLLLDKSLAKQAQTIAFFKIENDGFGLGAQRREIDKNELPQARAEIAEYLRRLRGRESVEDFQPTLGLVVPKEKIAANGDYNLSGERYREGIVRATRYPIVPLGEVAEVVAGQSPPGESYNDVGTGTPFYQGKIEFGDMFIGPPTAWTTEPQRFAEAGDILMSVRAPVGPVNLASQRMCIGRGLAAIRPAEGRLLAPYAFYFLRSQEARINGDAGAVFASINRGDIEKLQIPLPPLEVQKEIVAEIEGYQKVIDGARAVLDHYRPHIPIHPDWPMVRLGEVVSYSSGGTPSKANEAYWIGEIPWVSAKDMKSDVLTGASTHVSETAVKESATQVAPVGSLLILVRGMGLANGVPICELATPCAFNQDVKAMKPNESVNPTFLRLMLKQEEPQFRRILETAAHGTLKINTDDLSSITFALPSLATQQAIVAEIEAEQALVAANRELITRFEKKIQATLARVWGEDEPAPAEA